A genomic region of Vitreoscilla filiformis contains the following coding sequences:
- a CDS encoding NAD(P)(+) transhydrogenase (Re/Si-specific) subunit beta: protein MSLNLVTLLYLIASVCFIQALKGLSHPTTSIRGNLFGMTGMTIAVLTTAALIVKLAGSPIGLGYVLAGLVIGGGAGAYMANKVEMTKMPELVAFMHSMIGLAAVFIAIAAVAEPYAFGIAPKGMEIPAGNRLELFLGAAIGAITFSGSVIAFGKLSGKYKFRLFQGAPVTFAGQHMLNLVLGLATLGLGLAFMATESWPAFFAMLALAFVMGVLIIIPIGGADMPVVVSMLNSYSGWAAAGIGFSLNNSMLIIAGSLVGSSGAILSYIMCKAMNRSFFSVILGGFGAEVGPGEAGGKEQRHVKSGSADDAAYILANAETVIIVPGYGLAVARAQHAVNELAEKLIHKGITVKYAIHPVAGRMPGHMNVLLAEAEVPYDQVFEMEDINGEFGQADVAIILGANDVVNPAALQKGTPIYGMPILEAYKAKTIIVNKRSMAAGYAGLDNELFYMDKTMMVFGDAKKVVEDMVKAVE from the coding sequence ATGAGTCTGAACCTCGTCACACTGCTGTACCTCATCGCCAGCGTGTGTTTCATCCAGGCCTTAAAGGGCCTGTCGCACCCCACGACCTCCATCCGGGGCAACCTCTTTGGCATGACCGGCATGACGATTGCCGTGCTCACCACGGCGGCGCTCATCGTCAAGCTGGCGGGCTCGCCCATCGGCTTGGGGTATGTGCTGGCCGGGCTGGTGATCGGCGGCGGCGCCGGCGCCTACATGGCCAACAAGGTCGAAATGACCAAGATGCCCGAGCTGGTGGCCTTCATGCACAGCATGATCGGCCTGGCGGCGGTGTTCATCGCCATTGCCGCTGTGGCCGAGCCTTACGCCTTCGGCATCGCGCCCAAGGGCATGGAGATTCCGGCAGGCAACCGGCTGGAGCTGTTCTTGGGCGCAGCCATCGGGGCCATCACCTTCTCGGGGTCGGTGATCGCATTTGGCAAGCTCTCGGGCAAGTACAAGTTCCGCCTGTTCCAAGGCGCCCCGGTGACGTTCGCCGGCCAACACATGCTGAACTTGGTGCTGGGCCTGGCCACGCTGGGCCTGGGTTTGGCCTTCATGGCCACGGAAAGCTGGCCGGCGTTCTTCGCTATGCTGGCCTTGGCCTTTGTGATGGGCGTGCTCATCATCATCCCCATCGGCGGGGCGGACATGCCGGTGGTGGTGTCCATGCTGAACAGCTACTCGGGCTGGGCAGCGGCGGGCATTGGCTTCAGCTTGAACAACTCGATGCTCATCATTGCCGGCTCGCTGGTGGGCTCGTCGGGTGCGATCCTCAGCTACATCATGTGCAAGGCGATGAACCGCTCGTTCTTCAGCGTGATTTTGGGTGGCTTTGGCGCCGAAGTTGGCCCCGGTGAAGCGGGCGGCAAGGAGCAGCGCCATGTGAAAAGCGGCAGCGCCGACGATGCCGCTTACATCCTGGCCAACGCTGAGACCGTCATCATCGTGCCAGGCTACGGCTTGGCGGTGGCACGCGCCCAACATGCGGTGAACGAACTGGCCGAGAAGCTCATCCACAAGGGCATCACGGTGAAGTACGCCATTCACCCGGTGGCGGGCCGCATGCCCGGCCACATGAACGTGCTGCTGGCCGAAGCCGAAGTGCCTTACGACCAGGTGTTCGAGATGGAGGACATCAACGGCGAATTCGGCCAAGCCGACGTGGCCATCATCCTGGGCGCCAACGACGTGGTGAACCCCGCCGCGCTGCAAAAAGGCACTCCCATTTACGGCATGCCGATTTTGGAAGCCTACAAGGCCAAAACCATCATCGTGAACAAGCGCTCGATGGCGGCGGGCTACGCTGGCCTGGACAACGAGCTGTTCTACATGGACAAAACCATGATGGTGTTCGGCGATGCCAAAAAGGTGGTGGAAGACATGGTGAAAGCCGTCGAGTAG
- a CDS encoding NAD(P) transhydrogenase subunit alpha: MDVVSPTLINLVIFVLAIYVGYHVVWTVTPALHTPLMAVTNAVSAIVIVGAMLAAALTETGLGKTMGVLAVALAAVNVFGGFLVTRRMLEMFKKKEKKPAAVAAEGKA; encoded by the coding sequence ATGGATGTTGTGTCCCCCACCCTCATCAACCTCGTTATTTTTGTGCTGGCCATTTACGTGGGCTACCACGTCGTCTGGACGGTCACGCCCGCACTGCACACGCCGCTGATGGCGGTGACGAATGCCGTGTCGGCCATCGTCATCGTGGGCGCCATGCTGGCCGCCGCCCTGACCGAAACCGGCCTGGGCAAAACCATGGGCGTGCTCGCCGTGGCGCTGGCCGCTGTGAACGTCTTTGGTGGCTTCTTGGTCACGCGCCGGATGCTGGAAATGTTCAAAAAGAAAGAGAAGAAGCCGGCAGCCGTTGCGGCTGAAGGCAAAGCATGA
- a CDS encoding LysR family transcriptional regulator, with amino-acid sequence MAGLDWSDLRYALAIGHGGSLTAAAQRLGVNHSTVLRRLDALEARLGARLFDRQRSGYTPTEAGQLVLEQAQRMADQADEIERRVLGRDREHTGPLRVTTAFVLMEHLLPQPLAQFARAYPGIEVEVVENAFLVDLARRNHDSAQSWAQREADVAVRISANVAEHLVGRPLGPARCKVYALRGAAHLPQDVTPLSTLLRDAPWVAFERDGQSRVYDRWMRQHLPPQQIRLRVDIFNAVAAMLHTGIGVGILPTFMEDRHPNLVAISEPIPELEVPVWMLTHPDLRNTARVRVFMQHVGDAIRQRLERG; translated from the coding sequence ATGGCCGGATTGGATTGGAGCGATCTGCGCTACGCACTGGCCATCGGCCATGGCGGTTCTCTCACCGCCGCTGCGCAGCGGCTGGGGGTGAATCACAGCACCGTGCTGCGCCGGCTGGATGCGCTCGAAGCCCGCCTCGGTGCCCGGCTCTTTGACCGTCAACGCAGCGGCTACACCCCCACGGAAGCGGGCCAACTGGTGCTCGAACAAGCCCAGCGCATGGCCGATCAAGCCGATGAAATCGAGCGCCGCGTGCTGGGCCGCGACCGTGAACACACCGGGCCGTTGCGCGTCACCACCGCCTTCGTGTTGATGGAACATCTGTTGCCGCAGCCGCTGGCGCAGTTTGCGCGGGCGTATCCGGGCATTGAGGTGGAAGTGGTGGAAAACGCCTTCCTCGTCGATCTGGCGCGGCGCAACCACGATTCGGCCCAAAGTTGGGCCCAGCGCGAAGCCGATGTGGCCGTGCGCATCTCGGCCAACGTCGCTGAACATCTGGTCGGGCGACCGCTGGGGCCGGCTCGCTGCAAGGTCTACGCCCTGCGCGGTGCGGCCCATTTGCCGCAGGATGTCACCCCTCTGTCCACCCTGCTGCGCGACGCGCCCTGGGTGGCGTTCGAGCGCGACGGCCAATCCCGCGTCTACGACCGTTGGATGCGTCAGCACTTGCCACCTCAGCAAATCCGCCTGCGGGTGGACATCTTCAACGCCGTGGCCGCCATGCTGCACACCGGCATCGGCGTGGGCATCTTGCCGACGTTCATGGAAGATAGACACCCCAACTTGGTGGCCATCTCGGAGCCCATTCCCGAGCTGGAGGTGCCGGTGTGGATGCTGACCCACCCCGATCTGCGCAACACCGCCCGCGTGCGGGTGTTCATGCAGCATGTCGGCGACGCGATTCGCCAACGGCTGGAGCGCGGTTGA
- a CDS encoding PepSY domain-containing protein — protein sequence MPRLSRIPLLLGVCGLALTPSLYAGAVDLSHPKVVCTQQPKEKWIPVKDMYRIAESKGYRISIFKISNDSCYEIYGFKDGTVVEAYFDPTTATLIKQNIAK from the coding sequence ATGCCACGCCTCTCCCGAATTCCACTGCTCCTCGGCGTTTGCGGACTCGCTTTGACGCCGAGCCTCTATGCCGGCGCCGTGGATCTTTCGCATCCCAAAGTCGTGTGTACTCAGCAGCCCAAAGAAAAGTGGATACCCGTCAAGGACATGTACCGCATTGCCGAATCCAAGGGCTACCGCATCTCGATTTTCAAGATCTCGAATGACAGTTGTTATGAGATCTACGGCTTCAAAGATGGCACTGTGGTCGAAGCCTACTTCGACCCGACGACGGCCACCTTGATCAAACAAAACATCGCGAAGTAA